From Paenarthrobacter sp. A20:
CGCCATGGTGACCCGCGGTCCGGGGGCAGCCAACGCCTTCATCGCCATCCACACCGCCTACCAGGACGCCACGCCGCTGATCCTGTTCGTGGGCCTGATCCCGGTAGCCGACCGTGGCCGGGAGTCCTTCCAGGAGTTCGACATCAACGCGTGGTTCGGCAGCACGGCCAAGAAAGTGGTCACGCTCGACGACGCCGCCTCTGCAGCCCGCGTTGTGGACGACGCCATCTTCACGGCCCTCAGCGGCCGACCCGGCCCCGTAGTGATCGGCCTCCCGGAAGACGTGCTGGTACACGTCGTGGAGAACGCCACCGTCGAACCCCGCAGGATTGCCCGCCCGGAGCCAGCCCCCGTTGACCTGGATGAGCTGAACCAAAAGCTGGCGGCGGCACGCAAGCCGCTCGTCGTCGTCGGCGGTGAAGGCTGGACGCAGCAGTCCGGCGAGCAGCTGGCCGCCTGGGCAAGCCGCAACAGCATCCCGGTGGTGGCCGACTTCCGTGCCTACGACGCCGTCCCGCACCGCAGCGACGCCTACGCCGGCTTCCTCGGCTACGGCCGCAGCGACGCCAACGCCCAACGCCTGGACGACGCCGATCTGATCGTCTTTGTTGGCTGCGTTCGCGGTGACGTCCTCTCCGATGGCTACAAGCGCGGACTGAACGCCGACACCGTGGTGGTCAACGCCGACGCCAACCTCCTGGGCCACTTCGGGCGGGTGGACCAGCACATCATCGCCGATGTCACGGCGTTCGCAGCGGCCCTCCCCGGCACGGCCGGGGCGGGCCGCTGCGAGGAAGGCTGGTTCGCCAGCGCCCGCGCCGATCAGATCACGTTCTCCACGCCCCGGCCCGACGGCGGCATCGGCGTCGACCTTGGCGTCGCCATGGAGGTTCTCACAAAGGAAATGGCCGACGACGCCGTCCTCACCTTCGGCGCCGGAAACCACGCCCTGTGGCCCGCACGGTATCTGGACCACAACTCGGCCAACTCCCTGGCCGCTCCGCGCAACGGCGCCATGGGCATGGGGATTCCCGCAGCCGTGGCAGCATCGCTGGCATACCCCGGCCGCCAGGTCATCTCCGTCGCCGGCGATGGCTGCTTCATGATGAACGGCCAGGAAATCGCCACGGCCATGGGCTACGGCGCCGCGTTCGTCGTTCTGGTGGTGGACAACGGCATCTTCGCCACCATCCGCGAGCACCAGGAAGCGCACTACCCGGACCGCCCCTCCGGCACCCACATGACCAACCCGGACTTCGCCGCACTCGCCCGTTCCTACGGCGGCTACGGCGAGCGCGTGGACCGCACGGAAGACTTCGCAGCCGCGTTCCGCCGCGCCGTCGACTCCGGCCTCCCGGCCTTGCTGCACCTGCCGCAGGACCCCACCACGCGTTCTCCCAAGACTTCAACGAACTGACCGGAGCCTCCTGTGATTCAGCTTCAGAACATCATCAACGGCGAGTCCGTGGAC
This genomic window contains:
- a CDS encoding thiamine pyrophosphate-dependent enzyme, encoding MSTTTAGHLIVGQLERAGVKRVYTVPGESFLDVLDGLHGSPIQNVVARQEGGAGFMALAEGRLTELPGVAMVTRGPGAANAFIAIHTAYQDATPLILFVGLIPVADRGRESFQEFDINAWFGSTAKKVVTLDDAASAARVVDDAIFTALSGRPGPVVIGLPEDVLVHVVENATVEPRRIARPEPAPVDLDELNQKLAAARKPLVVVGGEGWTQQSGEQLAAWASRNSIPVVADFRAYDAVPHRSDAYAGFLGYGRSDANAQRLDDADLIVFVGCVRGDVLSDGYKRGLNADTVVVNADANLLGHFGRVDQHIIADVTAFAAALPGTAGAGRCEEGWFASARADQITFSTPRPDGGIGVDLGVAMEVLTKEMADDAVLTFGAGNHALWPARYLDHNSANSLAAPRNGAMGMGIPAAVAASLAYPGRQVISVAGDGCFMMNGQEIATAMGYGAAFVVLVVDNGIFATIREHQEAHYPDRPSGTHMTNPDFAALARSYGGYGERVDRTEDFAAAFRRAVDSGLPALLHLPQDPTTRSPKTSTN